Part of the Spinacia oleracea cultivar Varoflay chromosome 5, BTI_SOV_V1, whole genome shotgun sequence genome, tgtaacttttatattataaaattaaagagTTGATAGACAAACATTTTatagggttaaatgattaatttttacattattattgattttgaagaaataatttttattcaaatgaaaaaatttatcattaaaaaatagataacttttacatttataaacttttacatatataaatgtaacctttaaacattttgagtcaacttttactccggtgtacaatatttattgtacacccattataattaagaatttgtgataagttcatataacttgctaaattgaaatttgtagtcATAAATATTCTTAAGAAATTATTTGTATCTAAACTACGTAGTACTAAATATGGACaaatgaacaaaataaaaatacaaaccACTATGAACTGAAAAATGGAATTCGAAGGTAATTTATAGAGCAAATTAAAACAAAAGGTGTATAGATCTAATGTTTAAGTTGGTTTAAGAAATCATATGGGTTGGCGGATGTTTTATACGACTCGGGTAGACCCGGCCCCTTCAACGAAAATTTTGTAGTGTGTTTTAGTTACGTCACCCATTAAACTGTGTATAACGTATAAATTTTACATATCTTGTTGCTTAATTTTTCTACTGGCCCTCTCAAAAGAGTGTCTAAGATCCGCCACCCCATTTATAAAGAAcaaatatgatagaaaatttatttttgaacaTATACGCATTTAAGCAAAACTAATAAAGATTTTGATGCCATACATATGAAAATTTAAACATGTACCGAAAGATTAAATACATTCATGTAAAACTAAAGAGTTATTAATAAGAATGAAGAAACTTAGATACCTTAAAAGTGCAAGGTGTGAAGAGTAGAATTATCGAATGTTGTTAATTTAAGAAATATTTATAGATGATACATTCATTAGTTTTCCAGCTTACATTAAACTGTATTACTCTGTATTCATTTGATTTTACTATTTAAATCAAACTTTATCTCATGGAATCTTGACTGTAAAATTAAATCAATTCAATGACCGCTATTTCAAGCATGCAACAACAAATTAATCTGTCCAAACTTAAGTTATACGGAGTACGGAGTAATTAGCCTCATGTTTCTCCCTCCTCCATTTTCTACCCCTTATCTATAATCTATAATCTATAACACGGAGTAATATTTTATGCGCAtgaggtgtataataaatttattgtatattaTGATAACTTTTACTCGATttttttgctgaaatattagagcgccacctaggatttcggccaataaaaaataagatttctaatttatttttgaattaaaaaaatcaagtgccacatagataattaattaggtgccacgtagatattttaattaattaattactaatatataccacTCCATCCAAAaccaaacactctaataattaaaaattaaatataaagtaaaattcataaacatcaAACACCaatctaaaaaaaaatcaatccaatattagagcgccacgtatgaaatctaatggtttcggtcaATGAaattaagattttgaaattatttttgaattaaaaaaagtcgggtgccatgtagataaataattaggtgcaatatagatatttttattaattaattattaatattacgcatgcACAATTtattccaaaatcaaacactctaataattaaaaaataaatctaaagtgaaatccaatccaaaatcaaaataaatctaatatataaaatatagcatgtggtatatatatatatatatatatatatatatatatatatatatatatataggagttttattttaacttaacaatttaatagaaaaatctagtattttaaagagttaaatgattaatattatacattattagtgattttgaaaaaatagtttttattaaaatgaattaaattacTAAAAAAATAGATAGCTTTTACATATATACGGGAAACTTTTAAGCACTTTGAGTTAAATTTTACTCTGGTGTGAAATACACCGCTCgtaataagaatttgtgatctataatctaatctaatctaatatatatatacagagtaggaggcatatttgttgaattattagagcgccacgtaggattactattggtttcagccaataaaaataagatttctaatttaattttgaattaaaaaaattcgagtgtcacatagataattaattatatgccacatagatattttaattatttaattactaatatataaaactccatccaaaatcaaacactctaataattaaaaaaataaatctaaaataaaaatcatccgaaatcaaacactaatctaaaataaaattcaatccaaaattaaacattaatccaatattagagcgccacgtaggaaatctgaTGGTTTCggctagacctgtcaaacgggtcggtcgggtcgggttgtaaaaatttactttcgggttcgggttgaatcgggtcggtcactttcgggttcgggtttacaaatgcttgttcaagacccagaactttcgggttcgggtcgacccaacgggttgagagattttaaaacgcgcattatattttcattaatttaggtgaaaaatataccaaatattggcacaagttaacaaattttcctacgaaagtttatattttgtcaaattcaatcataaaatggcgtataattcaaattaaaatcatattacacagaacaatagtaaaaacaacgtgtcttttatgcttaaattttctcataatctcatttattactataaatacaatgattttcaatcggtcgggtctaaaacgggttcggtcgggttttgacccattcctttttgggttgttcgggttcggataaaatcgggttacgggtcacaaaatcttgttcaggacccagtattttcgggtcgggttcgggtcggttttcgggtcgggtcgatttttgacagctctagtttcggccaatgaaaaataagatttcaaaattatttatgaattaaaaagtcgagtaccacgtagataaataattaggtgtcacgtagatatttttattaattaattattaatattacacaTATTttactccatccaaaatcaaccactctaacaattaaaaaaataaatctaaaatgaaattcaatccaacatcaaacacttatctaatataatatataaaatgcAACAGTTAATATATATaacagttttattttaacttaacaatttaataggaTCCGTGCATTGCACGGTCTAAAATCTagtgtatatatataaaggggagttttttcaagagCATTGGGAGCTCCACGTAGGAAAGTCCAGTCATAAAATCGAATATTAAtcatttcaaaaatatagtaaaTAGATAAATATGTTAAAAAGATAAAATTCACTTTATAATATTTTAAGATAAAAAAGTAAATAGATAGAGTTTTGAGAAAAATAAACTTATGATTTATCAATTTATATAAACTCAATTTTCTTCTTAAAAATatacacaaaatcttgtttaaaatgggtgtacaataaattattgtacaccaagcccATATTAGGCAATCCCGATTATTTGGCACGTGTGaagtgtaatttttttttttttaattggggGAAGTTGAACCAGATTTCATTCGTTCTTCTTTCTTCTTCGCtgttctctcttttctctctcctctctccctcTTCTGCGATTTCTGTTGCGATTTCAGGTGCGATTTCTTCGCGATTTCAACTGCAATTTCTCTCTTCTGCATCTCAACCGCAACTTCTTGCGATTTCTTCTGCAATTTCTTCGCGATTTTGCTACATTTACCTCGACAGTTCATCCAGGTTAGTTTTCTAcctattttctttgatttttcgtattttgataattaggtttaattattttagttgttcTACTTGAATTATTCTTCCAATTATGTCACGTTTTGTTTGTGTTGCTtcgaatttgtatttgtgtGTATTGATTTAGGTTTTTCTTCAACGATCGTTTGTTTTTGCTGCGATTTTGTTCCTTTGCACAGATAGCTTCTTTGCTGCGATTTTGTTTCTTTGCTGCGATTTCAATTTTGTGCTTTAATTTCTGTTATATAAATGTTAAAGTTTATAAATCTGTTAATAAGTTAAGGTTATTCACCTAATAGTGAAGAACATTTGAATTCAAAGTTGCAAGCACGTGAATCATTGAATCTGTATCAAAGTTGCAaggataattgagttaaagttgaggattatagagttaaagttaggattttagagttaaagttgagggttctaaagttaaagtttaggattctgtagttaaagtttagggtaattgagttaaagttgagggtttagagttaaagttgagggttctaatgttaaagttgagggttctaatgttaaagttgaggattctgtagttaaagtttaggataattgacttaaagtttaggataattgagTTAACTTTAACTgtgaataacttaactttaattgGTAATAGTCTAACTTTCACGTTTTTACCTTTCTACAACTAAATTGAGTCTTTCAGTCTGTTTTATTTCACTGTTGTACTTTGTTGTgttaaagttatagttttatataattaagttatggaaattggcataaaagttaagacagtttTCAATCATTTAAGACTTAACTTTTCTATTAATATCTTAACTTTAACAGTTAAATCTattacttttatatttacaaatTTTTCATCTAATGGGAGTTTAACTTTTGCAGTGATTTTTGACATCATTGAATCATGCCGAGAAGTAAAACTGTTAATGTGAAGGAGATTTTACAAGAAGATGATGACATTCAATATCCAGATTCAGAAAATATTGAatatgatgacgatgatgacgATGTTGTTTATGAAGATGATGAGTATGTTAATACTGATGAGGACCAGGACGAGAACTGGGAACAGGATGAGAACCTGGACGAGGACGAGGACGAGGATGTTAATGCTGGCTTGGTTAAACCGACAGGCAAAGGGAAGAAGAAGCCGGGAGTCATGGTTAAGAGTGAGTTGGTTGAAATAAAAACCAAAGGGAAGAAGGCAAGGATTAAGGCTGAGGTTGATGCTAATGTTCCTGTTGATGCTGAAAATGATGTCCAGATGTGAGTTttacaatttgttttatttctcaatttgaacttttctgtgttaaagttgttttataaagttaaggactctgaagttaaagttgagatttttgtagttaaagttaagaattttgtagttaaagttaaagttaagaatcctaaagttaaagtttatgattttgaaattaaagttaaggattctaaattaaaagtttaggattctaaagttaaagttaagatttctaaatttaaagtttaaggattctgaacttaaagttgaggattttgaagttaaagttaaggattttgaagttaaagttgaggattttgatgtTAAAGTCAAATCTTACAaacaagatttctaaatataaagttaaggattttgaCTTTTTTCTCCTAACTTTACCTGCTAAAAGTcaactttttccttttaaatatTACAGCTGTACttatgtaggttaaagttatggtatttgttgtaaatattaAGAAATTCTTCcatcatcagaaacataactTTTACTGTTAATTACcaaactttaactgctaaaagtctaACTTTTACCTGTTTAACTTTTTTTCAGCTTGGATGGGGGTTGCAGTACTTCAAACTTGACTACCCAGTGTAGACCAACTGCTTTGTTAGCTGTCATAGAAACATTCAATTCAAATCAAATTAAGTCTGTTTCAGAAATTGGATTCGGTTGGTTGTTATCTTTACCTACGCAAACTTCAAAGTTAGATACAACATTATTTCCCTGGTTGAttgatcattttgatcctgttAGTTGGTTGTTTAAAATTGAAGCTGGAAAGGAATTCATATTTAGTCCATGTGATGTGCATGATGTGTTTCTTCTCCCATTACATTCTGACAATCCTATTGTAGATAGCAGCACTAGGACTAAGGATGTAGGTTTGAAAAATCAGTGGAGAGACTActttaaagttaaaaaaaatgcaaCCATTCCATTGCGTCTGTTGGAGATTAAGATGGGTGAATTAGTGGAAGGTGGAGAAATGTTCAAGCGAATATTTGTGATGTTTGCATTCTCTGTTTTCTTAGCTCCTATAGCTAATAGGACTACTGATTTgggtttagttaaagttcttgaGGATGTAGATGAAATAAAGAATCTTGATTGGTGTGGATATGTCCATGAGAGACTTTGTCGGGCTATTAGGAAGCATAAAACTTCAGGCTGCCAGGGTAACGTTGGTGGTTGTTTATGGGTTTTACAAGTTGTCTATTTTCATCGCCTTCAATTTAGAGGCATTGCAGAGAGTTGTAGTCTTCCGTTGATGAAGCATTGGTCTGGTACTAAAATTCATGAAAGGCTTGTTTTGGAAAAGGATTCAGCTTGCTTTGGCAGTGGTTTATTAAATACAGTGACCTACCCTGTTTGTCAAAAGTTGGGTTTTGAAGAAGGTTTTGCCAAGATTTGTGGTAGGCATGATGCTGTGAACGATGATGAGAGCCATATACGGTTCGTCATTCCTGATGGGCAATTGTCAAATTCAGcaattcaatcaatttcaaCTGATGTAAGTTTCTTCTCAACATTTTTATAGTTATTTctcttttattaaaatttttattctagtTTTGAGATTTGATTCTACAATTAAAGGTAaagattctaaagttaaagttatggattatgtatttaaagttaaggactttgatgttaaagttgaggattttgaagttaaagttagggattctaaagttaaagttaaggattatgtatttaaagttaaggactttaatgttaaagttgaggattttgaagttaatgttaaggatcctaaagttaaagtttagaattctaaaattatttcaaggattctgaacttaaagtttaggatattaaagttaaagttaaggattctgaacttgaaagtttaggattttaaagttaaagttaaggattcgaaatttaaagttatggtttctgaagttaaagtttaggtttCAGTAGTCTAACTTTTAAGTTCAAAAgtctaacttttaattcaaaaagtctAACTTTTCCCGAATCTTGAAGGAAATGCATGCGGAGTTTTTGAGAATGAAGAGGAACTTGGAAATTGTTTCAAATTTTCATTTGAAACAACTTGAAGCTGTAGCAGCACTGAGGCGACGTTCATCTCCATCGCTGCCggatgatgatttggatccaAGGTATTATGCCATGATGCAAGAATTGGCTGAGATGGTAGTTTCAGTTCAGTCTATGCCAGGAGGTTTGGAGAACATATATTGTGATGGAAAACCTAATGCTATACCTCAAGATGATAGTCCAAATAAAAAGATCCAAGGAGTTCTTGATGAAATTAATGTCAATGAAACTGCTAACAAGACTGCTGTACAGTGTGAAGAACCTCGTATTGTTGATGCTACCACTGATCCAGCTCAGCAGACCAATCAAGGTGCAACTTTACTCTATTTCAGTTTACTATATGTTCAAAACTTAGAAATATCTAAAAAAACTTTAACCTTTTCACATTAAATGATAAGGAATCATTTATTCTACTACAGGCGCAACTTTGGAGGTTGATGTACAGCCAAGCTTATCTGAGCAGCTGGTTGTACCTCTTCCAATTGTTGAACCTCTTCCAAGTGTTGAACCTCTTGCAAGTGCTGAAACTGCTCCAAAAGAATTAAAAGTTTACGAGCCTACTGTCGGTTATCATTCCATTATACACTCTTCTTTCGCTGATGGCAAGGCTAAAATTGGAATTCCATGTGGAAAGGTTAACACTGAACCATTCCTTGTCGGACATTTCATGCGTTTCTACAAGAGGAACATGAAACGTTTGCCCGAGTTGTATCAAGAAGTTGCTGATTATTGCCTTCTGGATGATCCTGTCGTAGTGAAGGCAGAGTAAGTCTTTTTTTGTCCTAACTTTAAGTACAAAAGGTTTAACTTTAACTTAATAAatcttaactttttttttttagggaaactTTGGTCTGGTTTGATACCGTACATATGATTCAAAGAGAGGATATGTTGTCACTTGCTGAAGATCAAGAGATCTATTTGTCTATTATTGAGTGTTGGGCATTAATgataaatgcaaatgaaatgcaGCATGCCTCACCGCCTTCAAAATTCTGTTTTGGTGTCCGCCAAAGTGTGAGTTTCTTAAATTGTGTAGTAGTTTAGTAAAAGTTAACATATTTTTAGGAAATGTTTGTGTTGTActaatttgtttgttttcccTTGTAGGAAATTTTGGAACTTCTTTGGCAAGATTCAACTAACGAGGCTGCTATGGATCAGCTTCTAATTTGTTGGAAAGAGTGGATTGATATTTACAACAATGGCTTTGACATCACCTGTGTTGATCTGGTCAGTTATTACTTGGCATCacctcaaaattaaattaaggaTTCTAAATTTAAAGTCAAGTTttatgaagttaaagtttaggatctaatgttaaagttaaggtttctgaaGTTAGAGTTTACcataattgagttaaagttgagaattttagagttaaagttgagggttctaaaATTCTCAACTTTAACTGAattatccttaactttaacttcagaaaccttaactttaaGTTTAGAATCCTAAAATTCAACTTgtaacattaaatttttctgaagttaaagttaaggattctaaatttaaagttaaggtttctgaagttaaagtttatgataattgagttaaagtagaggattttagagttaaagttgaggattttagagttaaagttgagggttctaaagttaaagtttagcatTCTGTTGTTAAAGTTTAGACCTGAAATTAAAGTTTTGGAGTCTGAAGTTGTAATTAAGGTATCTGAACTTAAAGTTTAagattttaaagttaaagtttaggcattTGAACTTAAAGTTAAGGTAtccaaagttaaagtttaggattctgaagttaaagtttacttTCACTAGTTTAAGTTTTGTTTTTGTGTATCTATTAACATCACaatatgttttgtttttgtaggtttttgttcctttttttcgagaacgccactttttcctatttgTGTTGAATTTGAAAACCAAAACGATGCAACACGTGGACAATCTTGTGTATGATGAAGCTCAAATCattgatttggaaagtttttcaacaactCTGGTAATTACCTCTAGTCAATTTAAGAATGTTGAATTACCGGTTCAACTTTCTTTTTTCTGTTACAAACCAATAAATGTGTTTAATATTGTTTTCAGTGTGATCTCCTGGGTACTTTCCTTGATGATAGAGGCAATAATCATGAAGGTGATATTGGAACGTACCCCATGGAGGAGATTGAGTTTGATTGGAAGACTGCAAAAGGTTCTGACCTTGATTGTGGAATTTATACAATGATTAGTATGTTGACATTTGAAGGAATCAAATGTAGCTGTCCTGATTTGAAAGAGGTTAGAATTTTTTCGAATCATAACTTTTAAGTCAAAATTCCTAACTTTTACAGCAATTTGCTTAACTTTTATTAGCCTTATTTATTTTGGAATTTAAAATGATGTTgataatgttattattttttttttcaaataataCAGCCCCGTAAAAGGATTGTTCTGCGTGCCGAAATATGTGCCACACTTGTGTTATCTGACATGAATGACAAACGGGCAGAAGTTCTCAATAAACTTGCTGATTTCAATTCCAAACGAGTAGATGTCTATCCACATGTGGTAACCAGGAGGAAGCAAAAATTGGCAAATGATAGGAAGTTGAAGAAAGAAGCTGCCAAAAAGGAGAAGGAAGTTGAAAAGAAAGCAGAGGAGAATGCCAATGAGAACAAGAAACCAGAGGGTAAAATTGCACAGGAGAATGCCAATAAGAACGAGAAACCAGAGGGTAATATGGCAGAGATGAATAACAATGTGGCagatgtgaatgataatgcGGCAGAGGGCAACAAACAACCGTTGAAGACTTTTACTTCAAGAAAACGTCTTAAAAGGAATGTAGCAGATGCATCTGTCCCCGAAAATGTAGGACCACCAGAGAAGAAGCAAGCTCCTACCAAACGGACGGCAAAGAAACCTGCAGCATGAAattttaatattagttttaaagttcatcaaaacTCTAAGTACAATAATCTTAACTTTTACATTTTCACAAAAATATTTCTCTAGAGTATAATGCCATTTTTGTGTATATATGGCATATAATTTTGGTTTTTGGTGATGTTCAGTAGAACATGGAAACATGTATTTTTAAAGTTGTTGATTCTATGGTTAAAGTTaagattattatttttaaagttAGCCCTGTTATTGTTATAGTTAAGATCAACTTTAAGAataatattggtttttggtAATGTTCAgtttctgtaaaagtttaggataatttagttaaagttgagggttcttaagttaaagtttaggattctgttGTTAAAGTTTAAGCATCTGAAGTTGAAGTTTTGGAGTCTGAAGTTATAATTAAGGTTTCTGAACTTAAAGACTTagattttaaagttaaagtttaggcatttgaagttaaagttaaggaatcCAAAGTTAAATTTAGGATtctgagttaaagttgaggataattgagttaaagttgaggattatagagttaaagttagggttttagagttaaagttgaaggttctaaaattaaagtttaggattctgctgttaaagtttaggataattaagttaaagttgaggattatagagttaaagttagggttttagagttaaagttgagggatctaaagttaaagtttaggcttaaagtttaggataattgagttaaagttgagggttctaaagttaaagtttaggattctgaaACATGTATTTAAAGTTGTTGATTCTATGCTTAAAGTTAAGATTATCACCATTAAAGTTAGCCCtgttattgaaatagttaagaaaatttaatattagtttatctaacttttattacaaaaagggtaactttaagtacaaaactctcaactttaagtataatattggtttttggtatATAACTTCAATTCTTCATTGTACGTTAAGTATCCATGCACTTTGAAACTTTATTTTCAACTTaaatccgaaaaaaaaaatcacaatttatctTAGACACTTGGACACGTATCCAAGTCAGTCCAAGTAACATGGGTTTTGGCGATGTTTAGAAAAAGTTACGTAACATATTAGAAGTTGTTAATTTAATGCTAAAAGTTAAGCAAATATACCTCAACTTTT contains:
- the LOC130461331 gene encoding uncharacterized protein, which codes for MPRSKTVNVKEILQEDDDIQYPDSENIEYDDDDDDVVYEDDEYVNTDEDQDENWEQDENLDEDEDEDVNAGLVKPTGKGKKKPGVMVKSELVEIKTKGKKARIKAEVDANVPVDAENDVQILDGGCSTSNLTTQCRPTALLAVIETFNSNQIKSVSEIGFGWLLSLPTQTSKLDTTLFPWLIDHFDPVSWLFKIEAGKEFIFSPCDVHDVFLLPLHSDNPIVDSSTRTKDVGLKNQWRDYFKVKKNATIPLRLLEIKMGELVEGGEMFKRIFVMFAFSVFLAPIANRTTDLGLVKVLEDVDEIKNLDWCGYVHERLCRAIRKHKTSGCQGNVGGCLWVLQVVYFHRLQFRGIAESCSLPLMKHWSGTKIHERLVLEKDSACFGSGLLNTVTYPVCQKLGFEEGFAKICGRHDAVNDDESHIRFVIPDGQLSNSAIQSISTDEMHAEFLRMKRNLEIVSNFHLKQLEAVAALRRRSSPSLPDDDLDPRYYAMMQELAEMVVSVQSMPGGLENIYCDGKPNAIPQDDSPNKKIQGVLDEINVNETANKTAVQCEEPRIVDATTDPAQQTNQGATLEVDVQPSLSEQLVVPLPIVEPLPSVEPLASAETAPKELKVYEPTVGYHSIIHSSFADGKAKIGIPCGKVNTEPFLVGHFMRFYKRNMKRLPELYQEVADYCLLDDPVVVKAEETLVWFDTVHMIQREDMLSLAEDQEIYLSIIECWALMINANEMQHASPPSKFCFGVRQSEILELLWQDSTNEAAMDQLLICWKEWIDIYNNGFDITCVDLVFVPFFRERHFFLFVLNLKTKTMQHVDNLVYDEAQIIDLESFSTTLCDLLGTFLDDRGNNHEGDIGTYPMEEIEFDWKTAKGSDLDCGIYTMISMLTFEGIKCSCPDLKEPRKRIVLRAEICATLVLSDMNDKRAEVLNKLADFNSKRVDVYPHVVTRRKQKLANDRKLKKEAAKKEKEVEKKAEENANENKKPEGKIAQENANKNEKPEGNMAEMNNNVADVNDNAAEGNKQPLKTFTSRKRLKRNVADASVPENVGPPEKKQAPTKRTAKKPAA